The sequence below is a genomic window from Schistocerca nitens isolate TAMUIC-IGC-003100 chromosome 4, iqSchNite1.1, whole genome shotgun sequence.
ttaattatatatTACTGCAGAGATTGAAAATATAATATTGCCTTGTTCATGTTGCAGGATTTGTGTTGGCAGTGGCCTACCTATTAACAGGTGTGATACTAGTTTCTGGATCACCCGTGGGAGAATGTCCACCAGTGGATCCGCTGGATCACACTGACCATCTACCGGACGACAAAAACTGTTCACTGTTCTATAAATGCGATCATGCAGCTCCAGTGTTATTTGTGTGTCCTGACGAACTTCATTTCAATAGAGTACTAGAGGTATGTGACTGGCCAGATGTAGCTGGGTGCACTGCGAATACAGGCTCTAGTTCCACTGCAGTGCCAACTGCAGCTCCAACTGATGGATCCACGTCTGCATCAACTTCAACTGATAAACCGCAAACCGATGCACCTATCACGTCATCAACATCTAGCCCAGCGGAGGCATGTCCAGCGGTCGGCACGTGTCCACAATATGAAGATGAAAACTCGATTGCTAAGCATCTTCCACATAGTACAAACTGCAGTCAGTTCTGCAAATGTGATCATGGTAAACCTGTCACTATGGAGTGCCCTGCTGGACTGCACTTCAATGCTGTTCTGGAGGTCTGTGACTGGCCACAAAATGCTGGATGTTCTGGTGGCTCTGGAAGCACGTCAAATCCTACTAGTTCCACACCTTCATCAAGCAGTGCAGCCACCACTCAGGCTCCTACTTCAGCACCAAGTTCAACTGCCAAACCTACCACAGCTGCACCAAGCACAACTGCAAAGCCTACCACAGCAGCACCAACCACAACAGCTCAACCAACTACAGCTGCACCAAGCTCTTCGTCAACTGCAGCACCCAGCTCACCAGCAACGTCAGCCCCATCTGGCAACTGCCCAGCAATCGGTGTCTGTCCTCAATATGAAGATGAGAATTCAATAGCAAAACATCTTCCCCATGCCTCAAACTGCAGTCAATTCTGCAAATGTGATCATGGTAAACCTGTCACTATGGATTGCCCAGCTGGACTACACTTCAATGCTGTTCTGGAGGTGTGTGATTGGCCACAAAATGCTGCATGTTCAGGTGGCTCTGGAAGCACGTCAAATCCAAGTAGCTCCACACCTTCATCAAGCAGTGCTGCCACCACTCAGGCCTCTACTTCGGCACCAACAGCTAAACCTACCACAGCTGCACCAAGCACAACAGCTGACCCTACCACAGCTGCACCTAGCACAACTGCCATGCCTACCACAGCTGCACCAACCACAACAGCTCAACCAACTACAGCTGCACCAAGCTCTTCGTCAACTGCAGCACCCAGCTCACCAGCAACGTCAGACCCATCTGGAAACTGCCCAGCAATCGGTGTCTGTCCTCAATATCAAGATGAGAATTCAGTAGCAAAACATCTTCCCCATGCCTCAAACTGCAGTCAATTCTGCAAATGTGATCATGGTAAACCTGTCACTATGGATTGCCCAGCTGGACTACACTTCAATGCTGTTCTGGAGGTGTGTGATTGGCCACAAAATGCTGGATGTTCTGGTGGCTCTGGAACAACATCAAATCCTACTAGTTCCACATCTTCATCAAGCAGTGCTGCCACTACTCCAGCTCCTACTTCAGCACCAAGCACAACAGTCAAACCTACCACAGCTGCACCTAGCACAACAGTTCAGCCAACCACAGCTGCCCCAACTACAACAGGCCAGCCAACCACAGTAGCACCAACCACAACAGTTCAGCCAACCACAGCTGCACCAAGCACTACAGCCAAACCTACCACAGCTGCACCAACCACAACAGCTCAACCAACCACAgctgcaccaacctcttcatcaaCGGCAGCACCTAGCTCACCAGCAACATCAGACCCATCTGGAGATTGTCCAGCAGTTGGTGTCTGTCCTCAATATGAAGATGAGAATTCAATAGCAAAGCACCTACCCCATGCCTCAAACTGCAATCAGTTCTGCAAATGTGATCATGGTAAACCTGTCACTATGGATTGCccacctggactacatttcaaTGCTGTTCTCGAAG
It includes:
- the LOC126251403 gene encoding mucin-5AC-like isoform X2; this translates as MFETRDYKSDMTVQRFVLAVAYLLTGVILVSGSPVGECPPVDPLDHTDHLPDDKNCSLFYKCDHAAPVLFVCPDELHFNRVLEVCDWPDVAGCTANTGSSSTAVPTAAPTDGSTSASTSTDKPQTDAPITSSTSSPAEACPAVGTCPQYEDENSIAKHLPHSTNCSQFCKCDHGKPVTMECPAGLHFNAVLEVCDWPQNAGCSGGSGSTSNPTSSTPSSSSAATTQAPTSAPSSTAKPTTAAPSTTAKPTTAAPTTTAQPTTAAPSSSSTAAPSSPATSAPSGNCPAIGVCPQYEDENSIAKHLPHASNCSQFCKCDHGKPVTMDCPAGLHFNAVLEVCDWPQNAACSGGSGSTSNPSSSTPSSSSAATTQASTSAPTAKPTTAAPSTTADPTTAAPSTTAMPTTAAPTTTAQPTTAAPSSSSTAAPSSPATSDPSGNCPAIGVCPQYQDENSVAKHLPHASNCSQFCKCDHGKPVTMDCPAGLHFNAVLEVCDWPQNAGCSGGSGTTSNPTSSTSSSSSAATTPAPTSAPSTTVKPTTAAPSTTVQPTTAAPTTTGQPTTVAPTTTVQPTTAAPSTTAKPTTAAPTTTAQPTTAAPTSSSTAAPSSPATSDPSGDCPAVGVCPQYEDENSIAKHLPHASNCNQFCKCDHGKPVTMDCPPGLHFNAVLEVCDWPQNAGCSGSSGTTSNPSSSTPSSSSAATTQAPTSAPSTTVKPTTAAPSTTDEPTTAAPSTTAKPTTAQPTTEAPSSSSTAAPSSPATSVPSGDCPAVGVCPKYEDENSIAKHLPHASNCSQFCKCDHGKPVTMDCPAGLHFNAVLEVCDWPQNAGCSGGSGTTSNPTSSTPSSSSPATTQAPTSAPSSTAKPTTAAPTSTAKPPTVAPTTTVQPTTVAPSTTAKPTTAAPSSTASPDVEPCDAVGSCPVYDQDSIVKHLPHRTNCGLYCRCNHGVPITEKCPDGLHFNARLEVCDWPSDAGCQ
- the LOC126251403 gene encoding mucin-5AC-like isoform X1; translated protein: MFETRDYKSDMTVQRFVLAVAYLLTGVILVSGSPVGECPPVDPLDHTDHLPDDKNCSLFYKCDHAAPVLFVCPDELHFNRVLEVCDWPDVAGCTANTGSSSTAVPTAAPTDGSTSASTSTDKPQTDAPITSSTSSPAEACPAVGTCPQYEDENSIAKHLPHSTNCSQFCKCDHGKPVTMECPAGLHFNAVLEVCDWPQNAGCSGGSGSTSNPTSSTPSSSSAATTQAPTSAPSSTAKPTTAAPSTTAKPTTAAPTTTAQPTTAAPSSSSTAAPSSPATSAPSGNCPAIGVCPQYEDENSIAKHLPHASNCSQFCKCDHGKPVTMDCPAGLHFNAVLEVCDWPQNAACSGGSGSTSNPSSSTPSSSSAATTQASTSAPTAKPTTAAPSTTADPTTAAPSTTAMPTTAAPTTTAQPTTAAPSSSSTAAPSSPATSDPSGNCPAIGVCPQYQDENSVAKHLPHASNCSQFCKCDHGKPVTMDCPAGLHFNAVLEVCDWPQNAGCSGGSGTTSNPTSSTSSSSSAATTPAPTSAPSTTVKPTTAAPSTTVQPTTAAPTTTGQPTTVAPTTTVQPTTAAPSTTAKPTTAAPTTTAQPTTAAPTSSSTAAPSSPATSDPSGDCPAVGVCPQYEDENSIAKHLPHASNCNQFCKCDHGKPVTMDCPPGLHFNAVLEVCDWPQNAGCSGSSGTTSNPSSSTPSSSSAATTQAPTSAPSTTVKPTTAAPSTTDEPTTAAPSTTAKPTTAQPTTEAPSSSSTAAPSSPATSVPSGDCPAVGVCPKYEDENSIAKHLPHASNCSQFCKCDHGKPVTMDCPAGLHFNAVLEVCDWPQNAGCSGGSGTTSDPTSSTPSSSSAATTPAPTSAPSTTVKPTTAAPSTTVQPTTAEPSTTVQPTTAAPSTTGQPTTVAPTTTAQPTTSAPSTTAKPTTVAPTTTVQPTTAAPSTTAKPTTPAPTTTVQPTTSAPSTTSKPTTAAPATTAEPTTAAPSSSSTAAPSSPATSDPSGDCPAVGVCPQYEDENSIAKHLPHALNCSQFCKCDHGKPVTMDCPAGLHFNAVLEVCDWPQNAGCSGGSGTTSNPTSSTPSSSSPATTQAPTSAPSSTAKPTTAAPTSTAKPPTVAPTTTVQPTTVAPSTTAKPTTAAPSSTASPDVEPCDAVGSCPVYDQDSIVKHLPHRTNCGLYCRCNHGVPITEKCPDGLHFNARLEVCDWPSDAGCQ